A stretch of Solidesulfovibrio magneticus RS-1 DNA encodes these proteins:
- a CDS encoding HTH domain-containing protein — protein sequence MPELSWREACIRVLTDSDGALHCKDISDKIYIDGYKKQMGVKPSGLVYNTIYNSIKNDKENSPFIQVGKSMFALKTTKDESEDDSKSKRKKKETESAECLVKACGLFWQAKYVDWKSSPKLLGRESVGSECIDFSNQSGIYILYEHHAPIYVGRAAKCNLAKRISDHVRDKHAGRWDRFTWLGFLEVGSKGELSKSSKEVFNSESLILTVEAVLIETLEAPRNKRGGDGFDQIEYLQVLDPGLLDKRYFA from the coding sequence ATGCCCGAACTTTCCTGGAGAGAAGCTTGTATAAGAGTTTTAACGGACTCTGATGGTGCATTGCACTGTAAAGACATTTCAGATAAAATTTATATTGATGGATATAAAAAACAGATGGGTGTAAAACCATCTGGTTTAGTTTATAATACAATATACAATTCAATTAAAAATGATAAAGAAAATTCTCCGTTTATTCAGGTTGGAAAGTCAATGTTTGCGTTAAAAACAACCAAAGATGAAAGCGAAGATGATAGCAAATCTAAAAGAAAGAAAAAAGAAACAGAATCTGCTGAGTGCCTTGTGAAGGCTTGTGGATTGTTTTGGCAAGCAAAATATGTTGATTGGAAATCTAGTCCAAAATTGTTAGGCAGAGAATCTGTTGGATCAGAATGCATTGACTTTTCAAATCAGAGTGGAATTTATATACTGTATGAGCACCATGCTCCGATCTATGTGGGTAGAGCTGCAAAGTGTAATTTAGCGAAAAGAATATCGGACCATGTCCGTGATAAGCACGCAGGAAGGTGGGATAGATTTACATGGCTTGGGTTTCTTGAAGTAGGAAGCAAAGGCGAATTATCAAAATCTTCAAAGGAAGTGTTTAATAGCGAAAGTTTGATTTTAACGGTAGAGGCAGTTCTTATAGAAACACTAGAAGCACCTCGAAATAAGCGTGGTGGTGATGGCTTTGACCAAATTGAGTACCTACAAGTATTAGACCCTGGCCTGTTAGATAAGAGGTATTTTGCCTAA
- a CDS encoding DnaB-like helicase C-terminal domain-containing protein, translating into MKSQLSDALSGVLDKIKCNPSLSDNKTGLSTGIEVLDVYFRGITPGEVTVISGQRRHQFSLILNIILNIGLNTDTSIYYFSLGLTKENFALKLLCCHTDVSMQKPYTGMCSNLELEALTKSARTIETSGIKLQATDELAIQNLRDTIIDIDKNDKKTKFIVVDFMQNINFNRDFSTEHLFMVHSIETIKDIAKDTNMPIVALYYEYEKEMSGQSQISGDDLVNLMHTDLDALILVNDTMSSGSSEDQDSDDPYLKIFFADKYGMRADFIIQYSPHSLKTVNKPSIEAPKLYEPG; encoded by the coding sequence TTGAAATCTCAATTAAGCGATGCACTTTCTGGAGTTTTAGACAAAATCAAATGCAATCCATCCTTGTCTGACAACAAGACAGGGCTATCCACTGGAATAGAAGTGCTAGATGTATATTTTAGAGGCATTACGCCAGGGGAAGTTACTGTAATATCTGGACAAAGAAGACATCAATTTTCATTAATTTTGAACATAATTTTGAATATTGGACTAAACACAGATACATCTATCTACTATTTTTCACTTGGCTTAACTAAGGAAAATTTTGCTTTGAAGCTGCTGTGCTGCCATACTGATGTTAGCATGCAGAAACCGTACACAGGAATGTGCAGCAATCTTGAATTAGAAGCACTGACAAAATCAGCAAGAACAATAGAGACATCAGGGATTAAATTACAAGCTACTGATGAACTAGCAATTCAGAATCTTAGAGATACTATTATTGACATAGATAAAAATGACAAAAAAACCAAATTTATTGTTGTAGACTTTATGCAAAATATCAATTTTAATAGAGATTTTTCAACCGAACACTTGTTCATGGTCCATTCTATAGAAACAATTAAAGATATTGCTAAAGATACAAATATGCCAATCGTTGCACTGTATTATGAATATGAAAAAGAAATGAGTGGACAATCCCAGATTTCAGGTGATGATTTAGTAAATTTAATGCATACAGACCTGGATGCCTTAATACTGGTCAATGACACAATGTCTTCAGGGTCATCTGAAGATCAAGATTCAGATGACCCCTACCTTAAAATTTTTTTTGCAGACAAATATGGAATGCGGGCTGATTTTATAATCCAGTATTCACCGCACTCATTGAAAACAGTAAATAAACCTTCAATAGAGGCACCAAAACTGTATGAACCTGGGTAG